In Rutidosis leptorrhynchoides isolate AG116_Rl617_1_P2 chromosome 2, CSIRO_AGI_Rlap_v1, whole genome shotgun sequence, one genomic interval encodes:
- the LOC139889824 gene encoding uncharacterized protein, producing the protein MSKWSNIKWKWNLSSTGRFSTKKLQKLIEKKFLTEGRGSRETIRNNLVQIKVEIFIWRVLHKRIPVLVELDKRGVDLHSVGCPTCDNDVETIDHSLIFCNLAFDIWTRVYKWWDLGSYTNLSLIESFGGNSNSATTELGSKIWQAVEWTCGYLVWKNRNNKVFKINVWCGPSALNEIQIISFNWISRRVKGVQLDWHTWLVNPKVYLLAK; encoded by the coding sequence ATGtctaaatggagcaatatcaaatGGAAATGGAATCTGAGCTCGACGGGGAGATTCTCAACAAAAAAGCTTCAAAAACTCATTGAGAAAAAATTCCTCACTGAGGGTAGAGGCAGCCGTGAAACAATACGTAACAATTTGGTCCAAATAAAGGTTGAAATATTCATTTGGAGGGTTCTACATAAGCGTATCCCGGTGCTTGTTGAGTTAGATAAACGGGGCGTTGATCTTCATTCGGTCGGATGTCCTACGTGTGATAATGATGTGGAGACAATAGATCATTCTTTGATCTTTTGCAACTTGGCTTTCGACATATGGACACGGGTCTACAAATGGTGGGACTTAGGTTCCTACACTAATCTCAGCCTTATCGAATCTTTTGGAGGTAATTCAAACAGTGCAACAACCGAACTCGGATCAAAAATATGGCAGGCAGTTGAATGGACGTGCGGGTATTTGGTGTGGAAAAACCGAAATAACAAAGTATTCAAGATCAACGTATGGTGTGGTCCTTCGGCTCTAAATGAGATACAAATCATTAGTTTTAACTGGATATCTCGTAGAGTTAAAGGGGTGCAACTCGATTGGCATACATGGCTCGTTAACCCAAAAGTATACCTGCTCGCCAAATGA